GGCCCTCCAGGGTCAGGGTCGTGCGGCCCAGTGCCCACGCCTTGCTGGCCGCGACCCGGCTGCTGAAGCCGTCGCTGCCGTAGCCGGCCACGACCGAGGCCTGGACGCTGTCGTCCGGCGTCCACGTGGCCTGCCCGGACACGCTGTAGCGCGTGACGCCCTGCACGTGGCTCACCCCGGCAGTGGCGCTCACACCGATCGGCGCGACCTGCCGGGACGAGACCTTGACGTTCAGGGCGTGCGCCCCGCTCAGGCTGTCATAGACGTAGTCCTGGCGCACCAGCAGCGCGCGGTTCTCGTACCCCAGGCCCTGCGTGGCGACCACACCGAAGCGGTCGTCGCGGCGCACGGCGTACACGCCCACGGCCGGCGCATACGCCCCGAGCTGCCGCCGCCAGCTGACCCCGAAGGCCGTCGTGTGCTGCCCACCGAACTGCTGCGCCGCCGACAGCGTCACGCCGGACGTGTGCGTGACCCCGGCGCCCACCGTGTAGACCGCGTCGCCCCCCGGCGTCTCGGCCGCCTGCCGGGCCGCACTCACGCCGAAGGTGTAGTCGCCGCGCGTGTAGTTCACGCCCACGCCCACCCCCGACAGCGCGTCGGAGCTGCTCAGCACCACGCTGGTCTCGGCCCAGCGCACCTCGGCGCGGGCCGTGTCGCTGACCGTGCCGTCCGGGCGGCGCATGACGCTGTATCCGGCCGAGCCGGTCGCGTAGTCGCTGAGCGCGCCCCCGATCGAGGCCGAGACCCCGCCGTCCCAGAACCACGCGCCACCGTCCGGGTCGGCACCCGGTGCCGGAGTGGTGGTGGGCAGTCCGGGCAGCTCCGGCGTGGTCGAGGTGGCGCCGCCGGCGGTGGCCGTCGCCGGAGCCGGCGGGGCCGAGTCGTAGGTCACCTGCGGGGACACGCTGACCTGCCACGTGAGCTGCGGCCCGCTGCCGGCCGCCGCGTAACCCACCCCCAGCGCCAGGATCGCCTCGCGGCGCAGCTCCGGCGTGACGGTGCTCGCGGCCGACAGGGTCACGCTGTCGGCGTTGCCCAGACCCTTGTGCGTGTACGCGACCTGCACGGACGCCGACTCGCCGGGGGCCAGGGTGACGCGCGCCGGCGTCACGGTGGCGCTGCCCTCCACCGACAGGGCCACCGTGTCCGGCGCGTTGCCGGTGTTCGTGACCTGCGCGGCGAACGTCCGCTGCTCACCGGGCCGCACGCGGCCGGACGCCGGAAAGTCCAGTGTGAAGCCCGGCCGGGCCGGAACCTCGACGTGCGCGGTCACGTCCAGCGGGGCCAAGCCGTCGCCGCTGAGCCGGAAGGTCAGCGCCTGGGTGCCGGCCCGCGCGTCCTCGGGCACGTACACGTTCAGCAGCGTCGGGCCGCGGCCCACCTCGACGGCGTCCGAGAGCAGCGTCCAGCCGGGGGGCAGCGTCGCCTCGACGTGGTACGTGCCGCCCGTCTGCCCGGCAGACTCCGGCACCCGTCCGGCCAGCGGCAGCGACACGAAGCTGCCGGGCGCCGCGCTGGTCACGGCGGCCGGGGCCGCCAGGGCGGCGCCCACACCGCCGGGCAGGCCCGCGGCGCCCAGCAGCAGGAGCCCGGTCGCCAGCACCCGGCCGGGGCTCAGGACTCGCGTGGCCGGCATGTCACCGCGCCTCGACGCTCCAGCTCAGGACGGCCTGGCTGCGGCCTGCCGGCTCGTCACCCTCGAGGCGCAGGCGCAGCACGATCTCGAAGGTGGCGGCGCCGGTCGTGGGCAGCAGCCCGATCACCTGCAGCGCCGTGCTCGGCACGAAGGGCGCGCCGTTGACGCTGTACTCGATGCGGTCGAGCGGCAGGGCGGGCTGTCCGGGCACCGTGACCACGTGGGCCCGCAGCACCAGCGCCGCGCTGCTCAGGGCGCTCTGCACGCTCAGGTGGATGTTCCGGGCGTCGCCGCTGGCCGGGTAGTACGCCGGACTGGTCTTCGAGAACGGCACCGCCGGCGGGTACGGCGCGTCGCCGCTGCCCGGTGCGAAGGCCACCGAGACCGTCAGTTTCTGGCCGTCGAGCAGCACCACGGACGTGGCCGGTACCGCGGTCGGCACGGTCATGCCCGGCAGTACCGATCCCGGCAGCGCCGTGCCCGTGCCCTGGGCGCCGGCCGGCGTCCCCGCGATCAGCGCGGCCAGCAGCGCCGCGCGGGCGGTCATGGGCCCACCACCAGGGGGGCCTGTCCGGTGAACAGCTTGCCCTGCCCGTATTTCAGGGCGAACAGCACCTGGTACTGCCCGGCCGGCAGGGTCGGGGTGCCGGCGCCGGTGAACGCGCGGGTGTAGCCGGGCAGGGCGACACTCTCGCCCAGGTCGATGGTCGCGACCGGCTGACCGCCGGCGTTCACGACCACGGCCCGGCCGGCCGCGCGCACCAGCGCCGTCCCGGTGTTCTTCACCGTCGCGCTGACGTTCAGCGTGCCGCCGCGGTACGCGGCCTGAACGGCCGTGAGCTTCGCATCGAAGCGCGGCTGGCCCACCTGCACGTAGATGATCTGCCCGACATCCACGTTGTAGTTCATGGTCACGCTGTTGCTCGACGGCGCAGGCTTCGCGGCGTCGGGCGCGTCGCTCTTGAAGAACA
The Deinococcus sp. AB2017081 genome window above contains:
- a CDS encoding carboxypeptidase-like regulatory domain-containing protein; the protein is MPATRVLSPGRVLATGLLLLGAAGLPGGVGAALAAPAAVTSAAPGSFVSLPLAGRVPESAGQTGGTYHVEATLPPGWTLLSDAVEVGRGPTLLNVYVPEDARAGTQALTFRLSGDGLAPLDVTAHVEVPARPGFTLDFPASGRVRPGEQRTFAAQVTNTGNAPDTVALSVEGSATVTPARVTLAPGESASVQVAYTHKGLGNADSVTLSAASTVTPELRREAILALGVGYAAAGSGPQLTWQVSVSPQVTYDSAPPAPATATAGGATSTTPELPGLPTTTPAPGADPDGGAWFWDGGVSASIGGALSDYATGSAGYSVMRRPDGTVSDTARAEVRWAETSVVLSSSDALSGVGVGVNYTRGDYTFGVSAARQAAETPGGDAVYTVGAGVTHTSGVTLSAAQQFGGQHTTAFGVSWRRQLGAYAPAVGVYAVRRDDRFGVVATQGLGYENRALLVRQDYVYDSLSGAHALNVKVSSRQVAPIGVSATAGVSHVQGVTRYSVSGQATWTPDDSVQASVVAGYGSDGFSSRVAASKAWALGRTTLTLEGQATYAQGTAGTDVQLTSRTPVGDGEVLLRGLAGYQGGALVYGAGAGYVRGALRAAAGVQVQAGATLLTASAGFRPVTGVQGSVDLKLTHTGAGTAWQVQGSAGYAAGRWNAALTGGYTSADPVTGAAGTVLYGAAIGVRVLETVQVSASAQQGGGNTRVRLGASFTPGGALSTPDAVVAAFGGRHAGTADIQAFLDANRNGTRDAGEGPVAIRLKVGPGELGTDAQGRGHVQVRPGAYRVELADGVDAQYVLAPLAPVTVPLKGRVAVVVPVQQVGAVQGQVRDDSGQPLGGVPVSVVGPQGETVAVTDAEGRYRVGMLGFGQYTVVPRTDAAYTAPQPGTVQLDTAHALVTADFTAAAIVETRGLDTTGTEVTVWLPETPVPPGVTVPLVVRVTPGADRVTLDDPEVALTHVAGTDEWRGAVAVPATHQGPLEVEVTAWQGKTGTAGRALLLVDASLKATDLSLRPFNALPGQVVQLEAAVFGAAGRVTVRDESGKTILLTAGGARGYFADVMASTTPGTHTLTLLVDGQPAATATYTVLGRP